ATTAGGAAACTAATTGAGGAGCATAATTCTGTCCTCCTCTTCACCAATACCAGAACGATCTCCGAGGTGTTGGCAAGCAGGTTCAAGGTCTGGGACATTAATTTTCCTGTGTCGATACATCATGGCTCCCTCTCTAAGCCCTCCCGCATAGCTGCGGAACGTGGGCTTAAGCAGGGAGACCTTCAAGGCCTCATCTGCACAAGCTCCTTGGAGCTTGGGATAGATGTGGGTAGAATTGACCTAGTCATCCAGTATATGAGTCCTAGGCAGGTAACGCGGCTTATCCAGCGGGTTGGAAGAAGCGGGCATAGGATTGGGCGGATAGCCAAGGGTGTCATTATAACCATGGATTCTGACGACACCCTCGAAGCGCTTGCTATTGGTCGAAGAGCATATAATGAGGAGCTGGAGCCCGTGGATATACCTGAGAAGCCATATGATGCCTTGGCACATCAGATTGCAGGCTGCTTAATGAAGAGAAGAAGGCTTCACTTCAATGAAATATTGGAGATGTTTAGGAATGCTTACCCATACAGCAACCTGACGTTAGACGACATTCACAGGGTCTTGGAGTATATGCATAGCAGGTTTCCTAGGCTTGCCTGGATATCTGAGGATGATATGCTTGCTCTTAAGCCGAGGAGAAGTAAGCCTCTCTTCGAGTATTTCTTCGAGAACCTCTCCATGATCCCGGATGAGAAGCATTATCTTGTGATAGACCGGGAGACCGACACCGCCGTTGGGCTTCTAGATGAGGCCTTCGTCGCTGAGTATGGTAAGCCCGGCATAAAATTCATAATACGTGGGAGCCCATGGAAGATTCTGAGCATCTCGGGCGACAGAATCTACGTTAAGCCTGTGGAAGATCCGACTGGCGCTATTCCAAGCTGGGTTGGGGAGGAGATACCTGTACCCTTCGAGGTTGCACAGGAAGTAGGCGTGATAAGACGGTATGTTGAGGAGCAGATGAGGGAGGGACTAAGCCCAAGGGAAGTTGCGGCTGAGCTGTCGAAAAAGTACCCTGCCGATGGAGACACAATTCATAGAGCGATCATGGAGACCGCTAGAAGCGTTGAGCGGCGCATTCCAGTTCCAACTGACAAACGGGTAACCCTAGAGGATTGGGAGGACTTCGTTATCCTACAATGCCACTTTGGATCTTTGGCGAATAGGGCCCTCGCCCAGCTCCTTGGGCACATAATTACTGAGCGGACCGGCCATTCCGTCGCGGTTCAACATGACCCTTACAGGATATTCCTCCAGACAATGGGTGATGTGAACTCGGAGGCCGTTATGGAGATTCTCAGGGATCTGGCGAACGCTTCGCAAGAGTATATTAGGGAATCCCTTGTAGATGCTGCGGTGAAGACTGGCATTTTTAAGAGGCGGATGATCCATGTGGCGAGGAGGTTTGGAGCTGTAAAGAAGGGGGTTGACTTTAGCAGTGTGAGTCTCCGAAGCCTCATAAAGAGTTTTGAGGGGACAATCATATATGAGGAGGCGTTGAAGGAGGTTTTCAGCAAGGACCTGGACCTGAAGAGGCTGATAGAGATTTTTGAAATGATCAGGATGGGTGAGATCGAGATAGTGAAGGTTGTGGGTGGGGATGGGCCTTCACCAGTCGCATCGGTCGGCGTTGAGAGGGTGAGCATGAAGACTGACCTCATACCTCCTGAGAAGATGGACCGCATACTTATCGAGTCCGCGAAGGCAAGGCTGCTTGATGAGGCGAGAACATTCATATGCGTTGACTGCTGGAACTATGCTGAAATGGTTGTTTTGAAGGATCTTCCTGACAGACCGGTCTGTCCAAGATGCGGCTCAAGTAGGCTTGGCATGCTTCCAGTTGAGGAGGATGAAGTTTATCCGCTTGTCGAGAAGGCGGGGCAGAAATTGACGAGCCGGGAGGCTAAGCTTCAGAAGAGGGCGGTTGAGACGGCGAACCTGGTCTCGAGATATGGGAAGGCAGCGGCAGTCGCATTAGCGGGAAGAGGTCTCAGAATCAGAGACGCTAAGGAAATCATTGCCGAGGAGAGCAGCCTTAACGACAGGTTCTTCGAGCTCATCATAGAGGCTGAGAGGAACGCGTTGAAGAAGAGGTTTATGTAAGCGCAAAGATGAAATATATGTTTGTTCCTCTAGAAGCATCTTGGATAAAGG
The Candidatus Bathyarchaeota archaeon genome window above contains:
- a CDS encoding DEAD/DEAH box helicase; protein product: MSLQNEKGVCENVFDLLARPVRRLLEEKGFERPTEPQKKVIPMILEGKNVLLISPTATGKTEAAMLPIFSMLVQSQRAEPGVKVLYITPLRALNRDMLERFEWWCSSLDLRLAVRHGDTETGERSRQARSPPDILITTPETLQAILFGWIMSRHLMTVRWIVIDEVHELADNKRGSQLVLALERLREITGRDFQIIGLSATIGTPDKVAKFLVGNDRPVEIVNVPVARMMRLQIIFPEPSPEDYSLAASLFTHPEVASRLRVIRKLIEEHNSVLLFTNTRTISEVLASRFKVWDINFPVSIHHGSLSKPSRIAAERGLKQGDLQGLICTSSLELGIDVGRIDLVIQYMSPRQVTRLIQRVGRSGHRIGRIAKGVIITMDSDDTLEALAIGRRAYNEELEPVDIPEKPYDALAHQIAGCLMKRRRLHFNEILEMFRNAYPYSNLTLDDIHRVLEYMHSRFPRLAWISEDDMLALKPRRSKPLFEYFFENLSMIPDEKHYLVIDRETDTAVGLLDEAFVAEYGKPGIKFIIRGSPWKILSISGDRIYVKPVEDPTGAIPSWVGEEIPVPFEVAQEVGVIRRYVEEQMREGLSPREVAAELSKKYPADGDTIHRAIMETARSVERRIPVPTDKRVTLEDWEDFVILQCHFGSLANRALAQLLGHIITERTGHSVAVQHDPYRIFLQTMGDVNSEAVMEILRDLANASQEYIRESLVDAAVKTGIFKRRMIHVARRFGAVKKGVDFSSVSLRSLIKSFEGTIIYEEALKEVFSKDLDLKRLIEIFEMIRMGEIEIVKVVGGDGPSPVASVGVERVSMKTDLIPPEKMDRILIESAKARLLDEARTFICVDCWNYAEMVVLKDLPDRPVCPRCGSSRLGMLPVEEDEVYPLVEKAGQKLTSREAKLQKRAVETANLVSRYGKAAAVALAGRGLRIRDAKEIIAEESSLNDRFFELIIEAERNALKKRFM